gggaggtggtggtgggagagTGGTAAGAGGAGAGGGGACTCTGGAGAGAGTGCATTCCAAGTAGGTTACGCAGGGGCCAGAATTCATCAGGCTGGGCCTCTTCatggctcctcctcctttcccattgTAGTGCATGATCCTGGCAGCAGAGAGAGTGAACAGCAGGTCTCATGACAACAGCCAGGGGAACCACCACTGACACATCCTAGCTCTTATCTTTACCCCCAGGTTACAGCTGGGGAAGCTAAGGCACAGAAGGGCAGTGACCCAGCAGAGCACTGCTTTTAATACCCCTTATGAACAATTAGTTCCTGCCTAAGTCCACCTTCCCCCCAAACTCTTCTGAAAAGACTCCCTCAGAAGAGGAAGGTTTGCTTTACCCGTGAAGGTCTTTGGATGACTAACTAGACAGTCTCCCCAAGCCCTGATCTTTCCACTCCTGCAGTTGGAGTGGCTGGTCTCATCTCCAACTAGACTGCAccagtgggctggggccagaacaTGGGTTGCAAAGACAGCAGGGGAATGTTCGCACCTCAAGTGAGTGGTGAAGAGTCTCATGGAGACACGTCACTGTATAGTGTGAAGCTGGGAATACCCCTGATGCCTCCACCCCTGGAACCTCAAGTTTGGGACCAAATGACTAGAGCCGGGCAGAGTCTGATTTTCAGCTATCATTCCATGATGTTGGGCTGACTACACCATTCAAATTCAATGGAGACCAGCTTCTGGTCCAGTTCATACTGCCAAGGAGCCACAGTGCTGCCCTCAGACATGATCCCAAGTGCCACTCCCATTGGAGTCCAGACACCAAGGCAGGCTGTGGCCTAGGTTTTGTCCTTCTGTAGTTCTGAAAACtgccctgctgacttcagtggggggaTGCTGGTTATGGTAGAACGTGACCTGCAATCTTTAGTCCTCCAGCCCATTGGTAAACGTGGCTAACCTCAAATGGATGAGGGAGGTCTGATTCTCTAGTCAGAATAAGTTGTTTTGCCTTGGTAGCACAGAGATACTAAAGTTTCCTTATCAGAGTTGGGCCCCTAGCTTCTTGGGTAATTAACCAGTTAAAGGCCCAGGGATCACCAAATGGACAGAAGCACAAGTTTTGCACTAGGTCAGCTCTTCCACCCTCTCTACAACAGCTGTACCATGCTAGTGCCCAGATACTTCAGCGACGGGAAATAGCTGCGGATCTCCCAATAGCTCCTCTTGCCCTTTGTTGGAAGGCAAGTGTCACCCAGGGAACAACCAAAACGACAAATCAAATCCTTTCGATCATTAGCACGTTCAACTCCTTCCCCAGGTCCAAGCCTGGAGATGCAGGTATGCTTTCATACGTACCGTTGGCACATGGTGGATCTGCGGCCCAGCATAACCATAGTGAAGTCCTTGTAAGGGACAGTGCTGCCTGTGTTTCCTGTGATTTCCTGGACCAGCGCCTTGAGCTCCAAGGGGCTTTGGAAAACCCCAAACTCCTGCAGTATCCTGCTCATTGTTGGATAATCTGAAACAACACCAGGCTCAGATATGGTCTGTATCACATGATCACAGGggttagagatggaagagacctattTGGTCATTTACCACATCCCCCTCCCCATTGCTGCTCCAGAACTGGTTCTGCATTACTCAGATGTGGGCCTGGAGAGTTTTAAGCAGCATCTACACTGAGCATAAACCCAGTAGAAACAGCTGGGGTGGTTTTAGGTAGGTGCTTTACAATGAAGGAGAAAGTACTACAGAGTAGCATTGGTGCTACTGGATTCCTTAGTCTAATGAGTCAAAGGAATCTGATATAGTCTTCTAATCTGGGTAGTCCTCTAAAGGCTTTAAGCATAGAGTACAACTTGAACTCCAAAATatctactcccccctcccccttttcactCAGAGGTTAAGGCTAGACCTTTGAAGGTGGCATGATCTCCCTCTCTGGTGGGGACAGCTGGTCAAGGTGAATATCCTGCCATGGGTTCTAACATATCCTTCAAGTTCACTATTGTTTTTGTGGGAAAGAATGGGACTGTATATGTACTTCATGCATGTGAAGAGGCCCTGCTCTCAGTCATCCAGGATTAGTCTACTGAAATGCAAAAGCACCATGGGCAGTGCAGGGATGGGGAAATTTCAGATTCACCAACAGGAAGTTGTACAAGTGTGCAACTGTAGCAGAAACTTTTGGACTTGCTACATCTCAGAGAGGCATACCAACCGCATGTGTGGAGGCAAAGGCAGCCCACTGCCACCCCCTCAAGAGTTCCCACCTACTTTCTAGAGGCAATGACTCATTACCCATAAGACTAGCTGATGCAAGACAAGGAAGCCACCCAGCAAGCACTTGAGCATGGCTTCAAAGTTCTCCCCATCTCAGGGCATTAGGCATTTTTCTCCCTTGTTAAGAAGCATTAAGGGACCCACTGGCAAAGGAGAGCTGTGGGACCCACCTCTGTTCCCCTAGGATGGTAGCTGCCAGCCTCACCACTCAGTCACCATCAGCATGAATGCTAAGCCCTCAGTACCAGAGACCTGATTCTCTGGCACCAAGGGAGATCTAgttccaggggagggggaagattgcAGCAGGCAGTGGGGTAGTCTCAAGGTGCCAATGGGCACAAGTAACCAGCATTGACATGTTTTGCTTCCGCACAGGGGTGggagtatggggaggaggtgggagagggatcTTCTTGTGAAGGTGCAATGAGCTGCCTAGGGCCCCCACCCCTGTGAAATATGGGGATGTTAACTATGCTTGGCTTCCACCGAGACCTGGATACATCAAACCCCAATAGGTTGGTGCAGCAGATGGGCCTTCAAATCTGCtctggcagaggaggaggaggagggaagcagcagtCAGAAGCAAAGAGTTAAGCGTCAATTTACCAATTTCTCCTGTGTGTGTGGCATCATATCCCATAAACACGtctaggggagagagagagagagagagagtcagtcaTCACCTGTCTACTAAGGCGGAGTGCAGCATCAACTCCTTGATTTACATCAGTAGCCATTCTGTGCGCACTTCCATGGTGACTGCCTCGCCACCTGCACTGCCAACGTCCCCCATGCTCTGCAGGGGCCTGGCCGAAGAACGGGAGCTGTTTTTCCATGCTAGAATCACTTAGTTCAAAGTTTCTCAGgggatttttgtaaaaaaaaaaaaaaaaaaaaaaaagttttgtcccTATTCTCTCTTGCCACTGAAAGAAGAAGAGGAGAACGGAGAAGCCTGGCTTCACACAtactattttcatttttaaaggctAGATTTGACCCAGCAGTATCTGTAGTTCACATGTCAATTCACACATTTCCCATCGGGCAAACTTAGCTCTTCAGGAGCATTCCCTCAGAT
This DNA window, taken from Trachemys scripta elegans isolate TJP31775 chromosome 8, CAS_Tse_1.0, whole genome shotgun sequence, encodes the following:
- the LOC117882290 gene encoding allograft inflammatory factor 1-like isoform X2 yields the protein MAAKDREMQEKQEKEFCLVNKEYLADEPFRDIPNLQAKLDQLKDVFMGYDATHTGEIDYPTMSRILQEFGVFQSPLELKALVQEITGNTGSTVPYKDFTMVMLGRRSTMCQRIMHYNGKGGGAMKRPSLMNSGPCVTYLECTLSRVPSPLTTLPPPPPPSPADGCSET
- the LOC117882290 gene encoding allograft inflammatory factor 1-like isoform X1 — translated: MCIVAKDREMQEKQEKEFCLVNKEYLADEPFRDIPNLQAKLDQLKDVFMGYDATHTGEIDYPTMSRILQEFGVFQSPLELKALVQEITGNTGSTVPYKDFTMVMLGRRSTMCQRIMHYNGKGGGAMKRPSLMNSGPCVTYLECTLSRVPSPLTTLPPPPPPSPADGCSET